GAAGAAGACCGTCGGAAACCTGAAATTGAAATACGAGAGAAATTTTATCATGGCGACCTTTGATATTTAAGAGTGAGCGGGTTGCCCGGTTTTATTTGTCTGTAATACAAAATAATCAGGAGGAATTGTATGACAGCTAAAAAAAGCGACAAGAAGCCGTGGTTTGAGAATTATCCGAAGGGCGTTCCAAAGACTGTCACGTATGAAGATGTGACGCTTCCCGAGGCGTTTCGAAGGTCCGTAAAGAATTATCCTAATAATCCGGCCGTTACGTTTCTGGGGAAGGTTCTCAGCTACCGGGAGTTGGGGGAACTGGTGGATCGGCTCGCCGCTCGGCTTTCGGGCATGGGTGTCAAGAAGGGCAGCAGAGTGGCGACACTGCTCCCCAACGTGCCGCAAATGATCATCGCCTACTATGCGGCCCAGTCTCTGGGTGCCAGCATGGTGCTGAACAATCCACTCTACACCGACCGGGAACTGGAGCACCAGCTCAACGACTCCGAGTCGGAATATCTTTTTACCCTGGACCTTCTGGCGCCCCGGATGATCGCCCTCAAGCCCAAGACCGGTATCAAAGAGATCATCATCTGTCACATCAACGATTATCTCCCGTTTCCGAAAAAGCAGCTCTTTCCCATCGTGAAGAAGGCGATGTTTCGAAAGGTCGAGAAACAACCGAACGTGTCAGAGTTTTTGGATCTCGTGAAGAAATCCGGGCCGAAACCTCCGGCGGTGGATCTCTCCTTTGACGATCTGGGCTGCTTCCAGTATACCGGCGGCACCACCGGTGTATCCAAGGGGGTGCTCCTTACCCACGGGAACCTGAGCAAGAACGTCCAGCAGATCAACTCTTGGTTTCCCGGCTTTAAACCGGGTGAGGAGTCGATTGTCGGGGCGCTTCCCTTTTTCCATTCCTTCGGCATGACCACCGTCATGAACTACGCCCTGTGGAACGGCTGGAATATCGTGCCGATCCCGAGGCCGGAGCCCCAGGCGATTCTGGAGGCCCTGGATGCCTATAAACCCACATTCATGCCCGCCGTTCCGACCATGTACGTGGGGATGCTTAGGCACCCCGAATTCAAGAAGTTTAATGTGACCTCCCTCAAGGGCTGTTTCTCCGGGGCGGCGCCGTTGCCCCTGGATGTCATCCGGGAGTTCGAGGAGGCCACCGGGTCC
This genomic interval from Candidatus Zymogenaceae bacterium contains the following:
- a CDS encoding AMP-binding protein, which encodes MTAKKSDKKPWFENYPKGVPKTVTYEDVTLPEAFRRSVKNYPNNPAVTFLGKVLSYRELGELVDRLAARLSGMGVKKGSRVATLLPNVPQMIIAYYAAQSLGASMVLNNPLYTDRELEHQLNDSESEYLFTLDLLAPRMIALKPKTGIKEIIICHINDYLPFPKKQLFPIVKKAMFRKVEKQPNVSEFLDLVKKSGPKPPAVDLSFDDLGCFQYTGGTTGVSKGVLLTHGNLSKNVQQINSWFPGFKPGEESIVGALPFFHSFGMTTVMNYALWNGWNIVPIPRPEPQAILEALDAYKPTFMPAVPTMYVGMLRHPEFKKFNVTSLKGCFSGAAPLPLDVIREFEEATGS